Proteins from one Deltaproteobacteria bacterium genomic window:
- a CDS encoding M42 family metallopeptidase, whose product MDARSVFLKQITEAFGPPGMEDEVAAILRERVAHFCEVSRDNIGSFIAEKKGSAEGPRIMVAGHMDEVAWMVTDLESGGYLRIRPLGGWWPHVMLGQRVIVRTAKGSFLGIIGSKPPHELKEDERKKVLDWDDIFVDLGAAENFDVLEATGVRRGDFVVPHAPYETLVNEKLSVVKAWDNRVGCALATDLLRELKDQDHPNTVFGVATVQEEIGLRGADTSAYSVKPDIAFAVDVGLALDTPGSKKSEKNPERLGSGVSILLLEGRAVAHPRLARFVMDVAEEEKIPYHATSLGGGSTDANRFQVAGAGVPSVAICVPSRYIHSHSSLIHRDDYDSALALLTAVTKRLDEETVRKIRGG is encoded by the coding sequence ATGGACGCACGCAGCGTATTCCTGAAGCAGATCACCGAGGCCTTCGGACCCCCGGGGATGGAGGACGAGGTCGCCGCCATCCTGCGCGAGCGGGTCGCGCACTTCTGCGAGGTGAGCCGGGACAACATCGGCTCCTTCATCGCGGAGAAGAAGGGCAGCGCCGAGGGCCCCCGGATCATGGTCGCCGGTCACATGGACGAGGTGGCCTGGATGGTCACCGACCTCGAGAGCGGCGGCTACCTGCGCATCCGCCCTCTGGGCGGCTGGTGGCCCCACGTCATGCTCGGCCAGCGGGTGATCGTCCGCACGGCCAAGGGCTCCTTCCTGGGGATCATCGGCTCCAAGCCGCCCCACGAGCTCAAGGAGGACGAGCGCAAGAAGGTCCTCGACTGGGACGACATCTTCGTCGACCTCGGCGCGGCCGAGAACTTCGACGTCCTCGAGGCCACCGGCGTCCGCCGCGGCGACTTCGTGGTGCCCCACGCGCCCTACGAGACCCTCGTCAACGAGAAGCTCTCGGTGGTGAAGGCCTGGGACAACCGGGTGGGCTGCGCCCTGGCCACCGATCTGCTCCGGGAGCTGAAGGACCAGGATCACCCCAACACGGTCTTCGGCGTCGCCACCGTGCAGGAGGAGATCGGCCTGCGGGGCGCCGACACCAGCGCCTACTCGGTGAAGCCCGACATCGCCTTCGCCGTCGACGTGGGCCTCGCCCTCGACACCCCGGGCTCCAAGAAGAGCGAGAAGAACCCCGAGCGCCTCGGCAGCGGCGTGAGCATCCTGCTCCTCGAGGGCCGGGCCGTGGCCCACCCCCGCCTCGCCCGCTTCGTGATGGACGTGGCCGAGGAGGAGAAGATCCCCTACCACGCCACGTCGTTGGGTGGAGGCAGCACGGACGCCAACCGCTTCCAGGTCGCCGGCGCCGGCGTACCCAGCGTGGCGATCTGCGTCCCCTCCCGCTACATCCACTCCCACTCCTCGTTGATCCACCGCGACGACTACGATTCGGCGCTGGCGCTGCTCACCGCCGTCACGAAGCGGCTGGACGAGGAGACGGTGCGGAAGATCCGGGGCGGCTGA
- a CDS encoding methyltransferase domain-containing protein, whose amino-acid sequence MHDHKHDHAHGEHRFRFSQVAKLDGPERMEFQNPAVLIEHLAAGGTPARILDVGAGTGTFALPLLERFGEARLAALDVEPRMLGVLYGRAMERGLAGRLELLEVPSEDPAAFPEVEAPFALVLMMNLHHEIDDRPRFLASVKAVCAPGARIVICDWSPDAVIERGPPREIRATAGTLLAELEAAGFTGGETLDLYPDFNTVVARAP is encoded by the coding sequence ATGCACGATCACAAGCACGACCACGCTCACGGTGAGCACCGCTTCAGGTTCTCCCAGGTCGCGAAGCTCGACGGCCCGGAGCGGATGGAGTTCCAGAACCCCGCGGTGCTGATCGAGCACCTCGCCGCCGGTGGCACCCCTGCCCGGATCCTCGACGTCGGCGCCGGCACCGGCACCTTCGCCCTGCCGCTCCTCGAGCGCTTCGGTGAGGCCCGGCTGGCCGCCCTGGACGTCGAGCCCCGGATGCTGGGCGTGCTCTACGGGCGGGCCATGGAGCGGGGGCTGGCCGGGCGGCTCGAGCTGCTGGAGGTCCCCTCGGAGGACCCGGCCGCCTTCCCCGAGGTCGAGGCGCCCTTCGCGCTGGTCCTGATGATGAACCTCCACCACGAGATCGACGACCGGCCGCGCTTCCTGGCCTCGGTGAAGGCGGTCTGCGCGCCCGGCGCCCGGATCGTGATCTGCGACTGGTCCCCCGATGCCGTGATCGAGCGCGGCCCCCCTCGGGAGATCCGCGCGACGGCCGGGACCCTCCTGGCCGAGCTGGAGGCCGCCGGCTTCACCGGGGGCGAGACCCTCGATCTCTACCCGGACTTCAACACCGTGGTGGCGCGAGCGCCCTAG
- a CDS encoding 2-oxoacid:acceptor oxidoreductase subunit alpha: MTSTEQVAGGERIHTRETMDEVVIRFAGDSGDGMQLTGGQFTSTSALLGNDLATFPDYPAEIRAPAGTIPGVSAFQVRIANYDIHTPGDAPDVLVAMNPAALKKSLADLRPNGIIIANTDEFNARNLQKAGYEANPLEDGSLEGYRVHTADITTMTRRALEGSGLDTKSMDRCKNFFALGMVYWIFSRPLETSVDWLREKFASKPTLAEANEKVLHAGYNFCDITQAFQVRYEIAPAALGEGTYRNIMGNSALAIGLVAASHQIGRPLYLGSYPITPASDILHELSGYKRHGVITFQAEDEIAAIAATIGAAYAGHLAVTTTSGPGLALKSEALNLAVMVELPLVVVNVQRGGPSTGLPTKTEQSDLLQALFGRNGDSPVPVIAASSPADAFDTAMEACRIAVESMAPVLLLSDGYIANGSEPWRLPDLKSLPRPRVESPTEPEGFQPYARNEEHLARPWAIPGVPGLEHRVGGLEKDKLTGNVSYDPKNHDEMTRLRAAKVAKIADHIPELEVVGEPSGDLLVLGWGSTLGAITGAVRKAQEKGLKVSRAHLRYLNPFPKNLGEVLGRFDKILIPEMNDGQLAFVIQAKFRREVVSFSKVEGMPFYRDELLQRIEAALEAKSND; encoded by the coding sequence ATGACGAGCACAGAGCAGGTGGCTGGCGGCGAGCGGATTCACACGCGGGAGACCATGGACGAGGTGGTCATCCGCTTCGCGGGTGACTCGGGAGACGGGATGCAGCTGACCGGAGGTCAGTTCACCTCGACCTCCGCGCTCCTCGGAAACGACCTCGCGACCTTCCCGGACTATCCGGCGGAGATCCGGGCCCCGGCGGGGACGATCCCCGGGGTCTCGGCCTTCCAGGTCCGCATCGCGAACTACGACATCCACACGCCCGGTGACGCGCCGGACGTGCTGGTCGCGATGAACCCGGCGGCGCTGAAGAAGTCCCTGGCCGATCTGAGGCCGAACGGCATCATCATCGCCAACACCGACGAGTTCAACGCGCGCAACCTCCAGAAGGCCGGCTACGAGGCGAACCCCCTCGAGGACGGCAGCCTCGAGGGCTACCGGGTGCACACCGCCGACATCACCACGATGACCCGGCGCGCCCTCGAGGGCAGCGGCCTCGACACCAAGTCGATGGACCGCTGCAAGAACTTCTTCGCCCTCGGGATGGTGTACTGGATCTTCAGCCGACCGCTGGAGACCTCGGTGGACTGGCTCCGGGAGAAGTTCGCGTCGAAGCCGACCCTCGCCGAGGCCAACGAGAAGGTCCTCCACGCGGGCTACAACTTCTGCGACATCACCCAGGCGTTCCAGGTGCGCTACGAGATCGCCCCGGCGGCGCTCGGGGAGGGCACCTACCGGAACATCATGGGGAACAGCGCCCTGGCCATCGGCCTGGTGGCGGCCAGCCACCAGATCGGGCGGCCACTCTACCTGGGCTCCTACCCCATCACCCCCGCCAGCGACATCCTCCACGAGCTCTCGGGCTACAAGCGCCACGGGGTCATCACCTTCCAGGCCGAGGACGAGATCGCCGCCATCGCGGCCACCATCGGAGCGGCCTACGCCGGCCACCTGGCGGTGACCACCACCAGCGGTCCGGGCCTGGCCCTGAAGTCCGAGGCCCTGAACCTCGCGGTGATGGTCGAGCTGCCCCTGGTCGTGGTGAACGTGCAGCGCGGCGGCCCCTCCACCGGCCTGCCCACCAAGACCGAGCAGTCGGACCTGCTGCAGGCCCTCTTCGGCCGCAACGGCGACTCCCCGGTCCCGGTGATCGCCGCCTCCTCGCCGGCCGACGCCTTCGACACGGCGATGGAGGCCTGCCGGATCGCGGTCGAGTCGATGGCGCCGGTGCTGCTGCTCTCCGATGGCTACATCGCCAACGGCTCCGAGCCCTGGCGGCTGCCCGACCTGAAGAGCCTGCCCCGGCCGAGGGTCGAGTCGCCCACCGAGCCGGAGGGCTTCCAGCCCTACGCGCGCAACGAGGAGCACCTGGCCCGGCCCTGGGCGATCCCCGGGGTCCCGGGGCTCGAGCACCGGGTCGGCGGCCTGGAGAAGGACAAGCTCACGGGCAACGTCTCCTACGACCCGAAGAACCACGACGAGATGACGCGCCTGCGGGCGGCGAAGGTCGCGAAGATCGCCGACCACATCCCCGAGCTCGAGGTCGTGGGTGAGCCCTCCGGCGACCTGCTGGTGCTCGGCTGGGGCAGCACCCTCGGCGCCATCACCGGCGCCGTTCGCAAGGCCCAGGAGAAGGGCCTGAAGGTCAGCCGGGCACACCTGCGCTACCTCAACCCCTTCCCCAAGAACCTGGGTGAGGTGCTCGGTCGCTTCGACAAGATCCTCATCCCCGAGATGAACGACGGCCAGCTCGCCTTCGTGATCCAGGCGAAGTTCCGCCGGGAGGTGGTGAGCTTCTCGAAGGTGGAGGGGATGCCCTTCTACCGGGACGAGCTGTTGCAGCGGATCGAGGCGGCGCTGGAGGCGAAGAGCAATGACTGA
- the acs gene encoding acetate--CoA ligase, which yields MIEPKKLIQAEAQIRSLEDYRQLYESSIRDPEAFWFEQAARLEWFHPPRNILDQDTREIDFSWYGGGKLNVAHNCIDRHLETRADKTAILWAADEAGEYRHITYRELKHEVARVANVLLHHGVRKGDRVCLYLPMVPELAFAMLACARIGAVHSVVFAGFSADALRDRILDARAKVLITANEGLRGGKTLPLKEIADQAIEGLSVVEKVLVVKRTDAEVSMRPGRDLWLHEETLRQRSTCPVEWMSSEDPLFILYTSGSTGKPKGVLHTTAGYLVYASLTHEWVFDLKEDDIYFCAADVGWITGHSYIVYGPLANGATTVMFESTPLYPDASRYWQVVDDLQVTIFYTAPTAIRAIAREGDEPVTRHSRKSLRVLGTVGEPINPEVWQWYHDVVGGKRCAIVDTWWQTETGGILIAPLPGATPLKPGSATLPFFGVRPVLVDAEGAVIEGNGVSGNLCLEGSWPGQARTIWGDHARYKETYFSTYPGLYFTGDGCRRDEDGYYWITGRVDDVLNVSGHRLGTAEVESALVAHDGVAEAAVVGFPHDLKGTGIYAYVIITPEFADWDPEELQGALKEQVRQAISPIAQPDRIQLVPGLPKTRSGKIMRRILRKIASAEYDQLGDTSTLADPSVVDAIVAGHRKG from the coding sequence ATGATCGAACCCAAGAAGCTCATCCAGGCCGAAGCACAGATCCGATCTCTCGAGGACTACCGACAGCTCTACGAGAGCTCCATCCGGGACCCGGAGGCCTTCTGGTTCGAGCAGGCCGCCCGCCTGGAGTGGTTCCACCCGCCCCGGAACATCCTCGACCAGGACACCCGGGAGATCGACTTCTCGTGGTACGGCGGCGGCAAGCTGAACGTCGCCCACAACTGCATCGACCGTCACCTCGAGACCCGCGCCGACAAGACCGCCATCCTCTGGGCGGCCGACGAGGCCGGCGAGTACCGGCACATCACCTACCGGGAGCTCAAGCACGAGGTCGCCCGGGTCGCGAACGTGCTCCTGCACCACGGAGTCCGGAAGGGCGACCGGGTCTGCCTCTACCTGCCGATGGTGCCGGAGCTGGCCTTCGCGATGCTGGCCTGCGCCCGGATCGGCGCGGTGCACTCGGTGGTCTTCGCCGGCTTCTCGGCTGACGCCCTGCGAGACCGCATCCTCGACGCCCGGGCCAAGGTGCTGATCACCGCCAACGAGGGCCTCCGGGGCGGCAAGACCCTCCCCCTCAAGGAGATCGCCGACCAGGCCATCGAGGGCCTCTCGGTGGTCGAGAAGGTCCTCGTCGTGAAGCGCACGGACGCCGAGGTGTCGATGCGGCCGGGGAGGGACCTCTGGCTGCACGAGGAGACGCTGCGCCAGCGCTCCACCTGTCCGGTGGAGTGGATGTCCTCGGAGGATCCCCTCTTCATCCTCTACACCTCCGGCTCGACCGGGAAGCCCAAGGGCGTGCTCCACACCACCGCCGGCTACCTGGTCTACGCCTCCCTCACCCACGAGTGGGTCTTCGACCTCAAGGAGGACGACATCTACTTCTGCGCGGCGGACGTGGGCTGGATCACCGGGCACAGCTACATCGTCTACGGACCGCTGGCGAACGGCGCCACGACGGTGATGTTCGAGTCCACCCCACTCTACCCGGACGCCTCCCGCTACTGGCAGGTGGTGGACGACCTGCAGGTCACCATCTTCTACACGGCCCCCACGGCCATCCGGGCGATCGCCCGGGAGGGCGACGAGCCCGTCACCCGGCACTCCCGCAAGAGCCTGCGCGTCCTGGGCACGGTGGGAGAGCCCATCAACCCCGAGGTCTGGCAGTGGTACCACGACGTGGTGGGCGGCAAGCGCTGCGCCATCGTCGACACCTGGTGGCAGACCGAGACCGGCGGGATCCTCATCGCGCCCCTGCCCGGCGCGACCCCGCTGAAGCCCGGCTCGGCCACCCTCCCCTTCTTCGGGGTGCGGCCGGTCCTGGTCGACGCCGAGGGCGCGGTGATCGAGGGCAACGGGGTCTCGGGCAACCTCTGCCTCGAGGGCAGCTGGCCGGGACAGGCGCGCACCATCTGGGGCGACCACGCCCGCTACAAGGAGACCTACTTCTCGACCTACCCCGGCCTCTACTTCACGGGAGATGGCTGCCGGCGGGACGAGGATGGCTACTACTGGATCACCGGCCGGGTCGACGACGTGCTCAACGTCTCGGGCCACCGCCTGGGCACCGCCGAGGTCGAGAGCGCCCTGGTGGCGCACGACGGCGTGGCCGAGGCCGCGGTGGTGGGCTTCCCCCACGACCTGAAGGGCACGGGCATCTACGCCTACGTGATCATCACCCCCGAGTTCGCCGACTGGGATCCCGAGGAGCTGCAGGGCGCGCTCAAGGAGCAGGTCCGCCAGGCCATCTCCCCCATCGCTCAGCCCGATCGCATCCAGCTGGTCCCGGGCCTCCCCAAGACCCGCTCGGGCAAGATCATGCGTCGCATCCTGCGCAAGATCGCCTCGGCCGAGTACGACCAGCTCGGCGACACCAGCACCCTGGCCGACCCCTCGGTGGTCGACGCCATCGTCGCCGGCCACCGGAAGGGATAG
- a CDS encoding DUF2892 domain-containing protein — protein sequence MIAKLFPNNEHVVERALRVLIGLGALALVFVGPQTPWGWIGLLPLVTGALGTCPAYTLLGFSTRGAAKAPEALTSES from the coding sequence ATGATCGCCAAGCTCTTCCCCAACAACGAGCACGTCGTCGAGCGCGCCCTGCGCGTCCTCATCGGCCTGGGCGCCCTCGCCCTGGTCTTCGTCGGTCCCCAGACCCCCTGGGGTTGGATCGGCCTGCTGCCGCTGGTCACCGGCGCGCTCGGGACCTGTCCCGCCTACACCCTCCTGGGCTTCAGCACCCGCGGCGCCGCGAAGGCGCCGGAGGCGCTGACCAGCGAGAGCTGA
- a CDS encoding 2-oxoacid:ferredoxin oxidoreductase subunit beta: protein MTEVVKLTKKDFQSDQEVRWCPGCGDYAILSAIQTVLPTLGVPKEKFVVVSGIGCSSRFPYYMDTYGFHGIHGRAPGIATGVKMARPDLQVWVATGDGDAMSIGGNHLIHLLRRNVGVKVVMFNNRIYGLTKGQYSPTSPVGKKTKSTPFGSVDTPFNPLALVLGAGASFVARSVDVFQPHLREVVAAAAAHEGSAFIEVYQNCNIFNDGAYTFMTDKPVRDEQGLTLEAGKPLVFGKGRDKGIRMNGTRLEVVALGDGVTEDDCIVWDPTEENPTLAFMLAQMLPPDFPTPIGIFRSVEQPAYEQVVAAQIEEQIEKTGKGTLEELIYSGELWSVAGDGSIKRG from the coding sequence ATGACTGAGGTCGTGAAGCTGACGAAGAAGGACTTCCAGTCGGACCAGGAGGTCCGCTGGTGCCCGGGCTGTGGCGACTACGCCATCCTCTCGGCGATCCAGACGGTCCTGCCCACCCTGGGCGTCCCCAAGGAGAAGTTCGTGGTGGTCTCGGGGATCGGCTGCTCGAGCCGCTTCCCCTACTACATGGACACCTACGGCTTCCACGGCATCCATGGCCGGGCGCCGGGGATCGCCACCGGCGTCAAGATGGCGAGGCCCGACCTCCAGGTCTGGGTCGCCACTGGTGACGGCGACGCCATGAGCATCGGCGGCAACCACCTCATCCACCTCCTGCGGCGCAACGTGGGGGTGAAGGTGGTGATGTTCAACAACCGGATCTACGGCCTGACCAAGGGGCAGTACTCCCCCACCAGCCCGGTGGGGAAGAAGACCAAGTCGACCCCCTTCGGCTCGGTGGACACCCCCTTCAACCCCCTGGCCCTGGTGCTGGGGGCCGGCGCCTCCTTCGTGGCCCGGAGCGTGGACGTCTTCCAGCCCCACCTGCGCGAGGTGGTCGCCGCGGCGGCGGCGCACGAGGGCTCGGCCTTCATCGAGGTCTACCAGAACTGCAACATCTTCAACGACGGCGCCTACACCTTCATGACCGACAAGCCGGTCCGGGACGAGCAGGGCCTGACCCTGGAGGCGGGCAAGCCGCTGGTCTTCGGTAAGGGCCGGGACAAGGGCATCCGGATGAACGGGACCCGCCTCGAGGTCGTCGCCCTCGGCGACGGCGTCACCGAGGACGACTGCATCGTCTGGGATCCCACCGAGGAGAACCCCACCCTCGCCTTCATGTTGGCCCAGATGCTGCCCCCCGACTTCCCGACCCCGATCGGCATCTTCCGCTCGGTGGAGCAGCCGGCCTACGAGCAGGTCGTGGCCGCGCAGATCGAGGAGCAGATCGAGAAGACCGGCAAGGGCACCCTCGAGGAGCTGATCTACTCGGGCGAGCTCTGGTCGGTCGCCGGCGACGGCAGCATCAAGCGCGGCTGA
- a CDS encoding DUF3089 domain-containing protein produces MRRAALGIGLLLLSATACQGMVRRALVPDQPFAQTEAPAAPDYADEASWAALPDREDDADVAPEGESDGQATAAVDVFFVHPTTYYDDAFWNQPLDDEKTNTRTDEGVMRRQASAFNSVGRIYAPRYRQATLGAYLAEDFEDTRQALDLAYGDVRRAFEHYLATWAQDRPLILASHSQGSGHMVRLVHEFLSGDAPANVALRARLVAVYAIGGAIPLDEVERTFPEIPVCATPEQTGCLLTYNSLKAGEAPGEEFERRMWYPEGWLPIEDRPLICVNPVTWRDDDEASAQAEHLGAVRFVKDELSPEPDPAWLTAACRADGYLDVDLLESRRYGPGTGGSSYHIIDYALFYLDLRRNAEARVAAFLP; encoded by the coding sequence ATGCGGCGCGCTGCTCTGGGGATCGGGCTCCTCCTCCTCTCGGCCACCGCCTGTCAGGGCATGGTCCGGCGGGCCCTGGTGCCCGACCAGCCCTTCGCCCAGACCGAGGCGCCGGCCGCCCCGGACTACGCCGACGAGGCGAGCTGGGCGGCCCTGCCGGATCGGGAGGACGACGCCGACGTGGCGCCGGAGGGCGAGAGCGACGGGCAGGCCACGGCCGCCGTGGATGTCTTCTTCGTCCACCCGACGACCTACTACGACGACGCCTTCTGGAATCAGCCCCTCGACGACGAGAAGACGAACACCCGCACCGACGAGGGCGTGATGCGCCGGCAGGCCAGCGCCTTCAACTCGGTGGGGCGCATCTACGCGCCCCGCTACCGGCAGGCCACCCTCGGCGCCTACCTGGCCGAGGACTTCGAGGACACCCGCCAGGCCCTCGACCTCGCCTACGGCGACGTGCGCCGGGCCTTCGAGCACTACCTGGCCACCTGGGCGCAGGACCGCCCGCTGATCCTCGCCAGCCACAGCCAGGGCTCGGGGCACATGGTGCGCCTGGTCCACGAGTTCCTCTCCGGGGACGCCCCCGCGAACGTCGCGCTGCGCGCGCGCCTCGTCGCGGTCTACGCGATCGGTGGCGCCATCCCCCTCGACGAGGTGGAGCGCACCTTCCCCGAGATCCCGGTCTGCGCGACCCCGGAGCAGACCGGCTGCCTCCTCACCTACAACTCCCTGAAGGCCGGCGAGGCCCCCGGCGAGGAGTTCGAGCGGCGCATGTGGTACCCCGAGGGCTGGCTGCCCATCGAGGACCGCCCGCTGATCTGCGTGAACCCCGTGACCTGGCGGGACGACGACGAGGCGAGCGCCCAGGCCGAGCACCTCGGCGCCGTGCGCTTCGTGAAGGACGAGCTCTCCCCCGAGCCCGATCCGGCCTGGCTCACCGCCGCCTGCCGCGCCGACGGCTACCTCGACGTGGACCTCCTCGAGTCGCGCCGCTACGGCCCCGGGACCGGCGGCAGCAGCTACCACATCATCGACTACGCCCTCTTCTACCTGGACCTCCGCCGCAACGCGGAGGCCCGGGTCGCCGCCTTCCTGCCCTGA
- a CDS encoding 4Fe-4S dicluster domain-containing protein: protein MGHLGHLKQEYADLVERLDAGPVGYPKPASEKAAFGWREILEILYTPEEAALAARLPLKPSGLGKIAAKLKLAPEELKPRLDRMADKGLVMDVVDPKTGKTRYLLSPPVVGFFEFSLMRAHDEIPRKKMAEALRAYTHGDETFAREAFGHETMIGRAMVHETAIGAAALPDVLPWERATELIEGARSLAVALCYCRHKAEHLGEQCDSEMDNCLSLDAGAEFIARRGFGWSIERSEALEILHRSREAGLVQIADNVQRRPSYLCNCCGCCCGQLQAINEYDLPAVNPSRFLAEADDETCVGCQRCSRACPIAAISMVPRRERTVRKNQMRPVVEEERCIGCGVCATACGKEAMRMRQRAEDPDVPLNSVDRVIRQSLERGRLGQLIFDGGESLGASFLGQAVDALCRLPGAERALASRQVRSRFLGFALGRTPGRR, encoded by the coding sequence ATGGGTCACCTCGGTCACCTCAAGCAGGAGTACGCCGATCTCGTCGAGCGCCTGGACGCCGGCCCCGTGGGCTACCCGAAGCCGGCCTCGGAGAAGGCGGCCTTCGGCTGGCGGGAGATCCTGGAGATCCTCTACACCCCAGAGGAGGCGGCCCTCGCGGCCCGCCTGCCGCTGAAGCCCTCGGGCCTGGGGAAGATCGCGGCGAAGCTGAAGCTTGCCCCCGAGGAGCTGAAGCCCCGCCTCGACCGGATGGCCGACAAGGGGCTGGTGATGGACGTGGTCGACCCGAAGACCGGCAAGACCCGCTACCTCCTCTCCCCGCCGGTGGTGGGCTTCTTCGAGTTCTCCCTGATGCGGGCCCACGACGAGATCCCCCGCAAGAAGATGGCCGAGGCCCTGCGGGCCTACACCCACGGCGACGAGACCTTCGCCCGGGAGGCCTTCGGCCACGAGACGATGATCGGCCGGGCCATGGTGCACGAGACGGCGATCGGGGCCGCCGCGCTGCCCGACGTCCTGCCCTGGGAGCGGGCCACCGAGCTGATCGAGGGCGCCCGCAGCCTCGCGGTGGCCCTCTGCTACTGCCGCCACAAGGCCGAGCACCTCGGGGAGCAGTGCGACAGCGAGATGGACAACTGCCTCTCCCTGGACGCCGGCGCCGAGTTCATCGCCCGGCGGGGCTTCGGGTGGTCGATCGAGAGGAGCGAGGCCCTCGAGATCCTCCACCGCTCCCGCGAGGCGGGCCTGGTGCAGATCGCCGACAACGTCCAGCGCCGGCCGAGCTACCTCTGCAACTGCTGTGGCTGCTGCTGTGGTCAGCTCCAGGCGATCAACGAGTACGACCTGCCGGCCGTGAACCCCAGCCGCTTCCTGGCCGAGGCCGACGACGAGACCTGCGTGGGCTGCCAGCGCTGCTCCCGCGCCTGCCCCATCGCGGCCATCTCGATGGTGCCCCGGAGGGAGCGGACGGTCCGGAAGAACCAGATGCGGCCGGTGGTCGAAGAGGAGCGCTGCATCGGCTGCGGGGTCTGCGCCACCGCCTGCGGCAAGGAGGCCATGCGGATGAGGCAGCGCGCCGAGGACCCCGATGTCCCCCTGAACTCGGTGGATCGCGTGATCCGCCAGAGTCTGGAGCGGGGGCGCCTCGGGCAGCTGATCTTCGACGGAGGCGAGAGCCTCGGCGCGAGCTTCCTCGGCCAGGCCGTGGACGCCCTCTGCCGCCTGCCGGGGGCGGAGCGGGCGCTGGCCAGCCGGCAGGTGCGCTCGCGCTTCCTCGGCTTCGCCCTGGGGCGAACCCCGGGCCGCCGCTGA
- a CDS encoding site-specific DNA-methyltransferase, whose amino-acid sequence MSLRIERAAAAGAPRLHWEGRPEGPLEVEPALLENNERWADRAANLSGRLILGDNLPAMAALEPGSVRLCYLDPPFFSGARYRHRIKLRDLSWEVDAFDDVWSGGLGEYLSFLEPRLRLIAHLLAEDGSVYLHLDASAAHYVKVLMDEIFGAEHFSRQIIWRIGWVSGFKTRAQNWVRNHDVILYYARPGAPFHKKLLPHPDGYERRGGGEGEGRPIEDVWTDLDSIQVKSFSAEKTGYATQKNVALLERIVEASSDPGDLVLDPFGGAGTTAVAAARLGREFVSIDALPLAIHQSRRRLIDEGVPFAVAGEIPERAGGLEAEAEWSLAGPVVRLLEVPGADGPREVSSLERLDAWWICERSSKTPIWFTHRPTGGRHPDPVTVESEPLTVRGGTPLRLTAVDLAGGHHLGKLEV is encoded by the coding sequence GTGAGCCTGCGGATCGAGCGAGCTGCGGCAGCCGGCGCGCCCCGCCTCCACTGGGAGGGGAGGCCGGAGGGGCCGCTCGAGGTGGAGCCGGCCCTGCTCGAGAACAACGAGCGCTGGGCCGACCGCGCGGCCAACCTCTCCGGCCGGCTGATCCTCGGGGACAACCTCCCGGCGATGGCGGCCCTGGAGCCCGGCTCGGTCCGCCTCTGCTACCTCGATCCCCCCTTCTTCAGCGGGGCCCGCTACCGGCACCGGATCAAGCTGCGGGACCTCTCCTGGGAGGTCGACGCCTTCGACGACGTCTGGTCGGGAGGCCTGGGGGAGTACCTCTCCTTCCTCGAGCCGCGCCTGCGCCTGATCGCGCACCTGCTGGCCGAGGACGGCTCGGTCTACCTGCACCTCGACGCCTCGGCGGCCCACTACGTGAAGGTGCTCATGGACGAGATCTTCGGGGCCGAGCACTTCTCCCGGCAGATCATCTGGCGCATCGGCTGGGTCTCGGGCTTCAAGACCCGGGCCCAGAACTGGGTGCGCAACCACGACGTCATCCTCTACTACGCCCGGCCCGGCGCGCCCTTCCACAAGAAGCTCCTGCCCCACCCGGATGGATACGAGCGGCGCGGCGGGGGCGAGGGCGAGGGCCGCCCCATCGAGGACGTCTGGACCGACCTCGACTCGATCCAGGTGAAGAGCTTCAGCGCCGAGAAGACCGGCTACGCCACCCAGAAGAACGTGGCGCTGCTCGAGCGGATCGTCGAGGCGTCGAGCGATCCCGGGGACCTCGTCCTCGATCCCTTCGGCGGCGCCGGCACCACCGCGGTGGCCGCCGCGCGCCTCGGCCGGGAGTTCGTCTCGATCGACGCCTTGCCCCTGGCGATCCACCAGAGCCGTCGCCGCCTGATCGACGAGGGCGTCCCCTTCGCCGTCGCCGGAGAGATCCCCGAGCGCGCCGGCGGCCTCGAGGCCGAGGCCGAGTGGAGCCTCGCCGGCCCGGTCGTTCGCCTCCTGGAGGTCCCCGGCGCCGACGGCCCGAGGGAGGTCTCCAGCCTCGAGCGCCTGGACGCCTGGTGGATCTGCGAGCGCAGCTCCAAGACCCCGATCTGGTTCACCCACCGCCCCACCGGCGGGCGGCACCCCGATCCGGTCACCGTCGAGAGCGAGCCCCTCACCGTCCGGGGCGGCACGCCCCTGCGGCTGACCGCCGTCGATCTCGCCGGCGGTCACCACCTCGGCAAGCTCGAGGTGTGA